One Mangifera indica cultivar Alphonso chromosome 4, CATAS_Mindica_2.1, whole genome shotgun sequence genomic region harbors:
- the LOC123215021 gene encoding uncharacterized protein LOC123215021 — MVRTDRDRNPRANASTSGLRNDDREPTLREIAEEGNPMIRMMARIMEQQNMLITELTHRGSTPRTEEQERPTNEGPIFVLERFKKLGPPSFQGTTDPLKAESWLKQIEKIFTVIGCTDDQRVVLASFMLQGEADHWWEATSRLMRAHLGNRPISWRMFQEAFNEKYFPDRVRFKMEADFLSLIQGNKSVAEYEEQFTALSRFVPKLIDEEGSKCRRFFEGLRPSIKAQLSILKLTTYSDIVDRAMIAERYLRESQTSRETWNKNNKQYESRIGGSNQQNDELVKHSNNGSSQRNVPMCQYCGNSHIGECLKRKGACFGCGEVGHRIRDCPKKRSAIMGASSDETERKKLKTQGRVFALTKQDDKAPNKVVSGNLSLFNKEAGVHFDLGATHSAIPPILLGI, encoded by the coding sequence ATGGTACGCACTGATAGAGATAGAAACCCAAGGGCAAATGCATCAACCTCTGGGCTAAGAAATGATGATAGAGAACCAACCTTACGTGAGATTGCTGAGGAAGGTAACCCTATGATACGCATGATGGCTAGGATTATGGAACAGCAAAATATGTTGATCACAGAATTGACACATCGTGGAAGTACTCCAAGGACTGAGGAGCAAGAACGTCCTACCAATGAGGGACCTATCTTTGTGTTGGAGAGATTTAAAAAGCTTGGACCTCCATCTTTTCAAGGGACAACAGATCCTTTGAAGGCTGAGTCATGGCTGAAGCAAATTGAAAAGATTTTCACAGTTATTGGGTGCACAGATGATCAAAGGGTTGTGCTTGCCTCCTTTATGCTTCAAGGTGAGGCGGATCATTGGTGGGAGGCGACCTCTCGCCTTATGAGGGCTCATTTAGGAAATAGACCCATCTCTTGGCGCATGTTTCAGGAGGCTTTCAATGAGAAATATTTCCCTGATCGAGTTCGTTTCAAGATGGAGGCAGATTTTCTAAGTTTGATACAAGGGAATAAGTCAGTGGCTGAATATGAAGAACAATTCACAGCTTTGTCACGTTTTGTTCCTAAATTAATTGATGAAGAGGGTAGTAAGTGTCGAAGATTCTTTGAAGGATTGCGTCCATCCATTAAGGCTCAATTATCAATTCTTAAGTTGACAACATATTCGGATATTGTTGATCGAGCTATGATAGCAGAAAGATATTTGAGGGAGTCCCAAACTAGTAGAGAGACTTGGAACAAGAATAATAAACAGTATGAATCTCGCATTGGAGGATCAAACCAGCAGAATGATGAGCTAGTAAAACATTCCAATAATGGGTCTTCGCAGAGAAACGTACCCATGTGTCAGTATTGCGGTAATTCACATATTGGAGAATGTCTGAAGAGAAAAGGTGCTTGTTTTGGGTGTGGTGAAGTTGGACATAGAATTAGAGACTGTCCAAAGAAAAGAAGTGCTATTATGGGAGCTTCCAGTGATGAAACAGAAAGGAAGAAGCTAAAGACCCAAGGACGTGTTTTTGCCTTAACCAAGCAAGATGATAAAGCTCCTAATAAAGTGGTTtcaggtaatttatctttatttaataaagaagCTGGAGTACATTTTGATCTAGGTGCCACCCACTCTGCTATCCCTCCTATTTTGCTGGGTATATAA
- the LOC123215100 gene encoding SNF1-related protein kinase regulatory subunit gamma-1-like translates to MQDERKMDLRQLQDVMEEPKGGMVVKKETPISDDIRHTPELDSGSALQLFLDRIPIATIPGIKNSPEIQVLELNAGHTVREAIHMLFEKNVCGAPIADALDPDATVARFSDRYIGFINFASILLWSLHKCEITHDKIKEKGGGSFFTMLDQNPQIGHTKIGELATSFLWDPFFPVRLDDTLFHVLLLLSKHGLQVVPVVEQSKSQVIGFVTQNAVMQLLIQSSGLDWFDGIADRALSKFRFENGDHVVQVYGDRSLAEGLRMICQNQVGAIAVIARETRRLIGTIRRSDIYLLLEDDNLIPNRETLTTEEFIHMETGRADSDPTIERDIGALISAGALRLKNRFLPRMDQPVTSKKTDTLKQAMKKLVDTKSNVCFIVNDSHQAIGLLTLRDIIIQFAPPCMDSSFHGGGFFESALEQTGCKVKNGTVVRNC, encoded by the exons ATGCAAGACGAAAGGAAGATGGATTTGAGGCAACTACAGGATGTAATGGAAGAGCCAAAAGGTGGCATGGTGGTGAAGAAGGAGACCCCCATTTCTGATGACATTCGACACACACCAGAACTCGATTCTGGCTCTGCGCTGCAACTCTTTCTTGATCGCATTCCCATCGCAACAATTCCTGGCATCAAAAACTCACCTG AAATACAAGTTTTGGAACTGAATGCTGGGCATACCGTAAGAGAAGCTATACACATGTTGTTCGAGAAGAATGTGTGTGGCGCCCCCATCGCTGATGCTTTAGACCCTGATGCAACAGTTGCAAGATTTTCCGATCGCTATAttggttttattaattttgcaaGCATCCTTCTTTGGTCACTGCACAAATGTGAAATAACTCATGATAAAATCAAGGAAAAAGGTGGTGGGAGTTTCTTCACCATGCTTGATCAAAATCCTCAAATTGGCCACACCAAG ATTGGTGAGCTAGCCACATCATTTCTATGGGATCCTTTCTTCCCTGTGCGCTTAGATGACACTCTCTTTCATGTTCTACTACTGCTTTCGAAGCATGGCCTGCAAGTCGTGCCGGTGGTAGAGCAATCCAAATCGCAGGTCATTGGTTTTGTTACACAG AATGCAGTAATGCAGCTGCTAATTCAATCAAGTGGACTAGACTGGTTCGATGGGATTGCAGACAGAGCTTTATCCAAATTCCG GTTTGAGAATGGAGATCATGTTGTTCAAGTCTATGGAGACCGAAGCTTAGCAGAAGGTCTTCGGATGATATGCCAGAACCAAGTTGGTGCAATTGCAGTTATTGCAAGAGAAACCAGGAGACTTATTGGTACTATCAGAAGAAGTGACATTTACCTTCTTCTGGAGGATGATAATCTTATCCCTAATAGAGA GACTCTAACCACAGAGGAATTCATTCACATGGAAACCGGTAGAGCAGACTCTGACCCCACCATTGAGCGAGACATCGGAGCCCTTATCTCTGCAGGAGCTCTCCGCCTTAAAAACAGGTTCCTTCCAAGAATGGACCAGCCAGTGACTAGTAAGAAAACTGACACCCTCAAGCAAGCCATGAAGAAGCTGGTTGATACAAAGAGCAATGTCTGTTTTATAGTAAATGATTCACATCAGGCAATTGGTTTACTCACGTTAAGAGACATAATCATTCAGTTTGCTCCACCCTGCATGGACTCAAGTTTTCATGGAGGCGGCTTCTTTGAATCTGCTCTAGAACAGACTGGTTGCAAAGTCAAAAATGGAACCGTAGTTCGTAATTGCTGA
- the LOC123213150 gene encoding 40S ribosomal protein S25-like: protein MAPKKEKAPPPSSRPAKSGGGKQKKKKWSKGKQKEKVNNMVLFDQATYDKLLSEAPKYKLITPSILSDRLRISGSLARRAIRELMARGSIRMVSAHASQQIYTRATNT from the exons ATG GCCCCAAAGAAGGAAAAGGCTCCTCCACCGTCGTCCAGGCCCGCGAAATCCGGAGGCGgaaagcagaagaagaag AAGTGGAGCAAGGGAAAGCAAAAGGAGAAGGTGAACAACATGGTGTTGTTTGATCAAGCAACTTATGATAAGCTTCTTTCTGAGGCTCCTAAGTACAAGCTTATAACCCCTTCCATTCTCTCCGATCGTTTAAGG ATCAGTGGATCACTTGCTAGGAGGGCAATAAGAGAGCTTATGGCAAGGGGATCGATCAGGATGGTATCTGCCCATGCGAGCCAGCAGATCTACACCAGGGCAACAAATACCTAG
- the LOC123215099 gene encoding glucose-1-phosphate adenylyltransferase large subunit 1-like has product MDSCCMGLRANTHVAKATKQCFKNVENAFWGERIRGSLNNSGGFNCLAKGLNAEKRDKKVKPGVVYAVITSNNNLREVMTLSLPTPRFGRWTADPKNVAAIILGGGAGTQLFPLTKTAATPAVPVGGCYRLIDIPMSNCINSGINKIFVLTQFNSASLNRHLARTYFGNGVTFGDGFVEVLAATQTPGETGKNWFQGTADAVRQFIWVFEDARNRNIENILILSGDHLYRMNYMDFLQSHIDRNADITISCVAVGPSRASDYGLVKIDNRGRIVQFAEKPRGANLKAMQADTTVLGLLPQEAMKSPYIASMGVYVFKTDVLLNLLRWRYPTSNDFGSEIIPAAVMENNVQGYIFRDYWEDIGTIKSFYEANLGLTEEVPKFEFYDPKTPFYTSPSFLPPTKMDNCRIKDAIISHGCFLRECSVEHSIVGERSRLDYGVELKDSVMMGADYYQTESEIASLLAEGKVPIGIGQNTKIRNSIIDKNVKIGKDVIIMNKDGVEEADRPEVGFHIRSGITVILEKATIEDGTII; this is encoded by the exons ATGGATTCTTGCTGTATGGGCTTAAGAGCCAATACCCATGTAGCGAAAGCCACCAAACAATGTTTCAAGAATGTAGAGAATGCGTTTTGGGGAGAAAGGATCAGAGGTAGCTTAAACAACAGCGGTGGGTTTAATTGTTTAGCAAAGGGCTTGAATGCTGAGAAGAGGGATAAGAAGGTCAAACCTGGTGTTGTTTATGCTGTGATTACGTCTAATAACAATCTTAGAGAGGTTATG ACGCTATCACTTCCAACTCCGAGGTTTGGTAGATGGACAGCAGACCCGAAAAATGTAGCTGCGATCATACTGGGAGGAGGTGCAGGGACTCAGCTCTTTCCTCTTACAAAAACAGCAGCAACACCAGCT GTTCCAGTTGGGGGATGCTATAGACTTATAGACATCCCTATGAGTAACTGCATCAACAGTGGCATAAACAAGATTTTTGTGTTGACCCAGTTCAACTCGGCTTCCCTCAATCGGCATCTTGCACGGACATATTTTGGCAACGGTGTCACCTTTGGTGATGGATTTGTGGAG GTCCTAGCAGCCACTCAAACGCCAGGAGAAACAGGAAAGAATTGGTTCCAAGGAACAGCTGATGCCGTGAGGCAATTCATATGGGTATTTGAG GATGCTAGGAACAGAAACATTGAGAATATTTTGATCTTGTCCGGTGATCATCTTTACCGAATGAATTATATGGATTTTTTGCAG AGCCACATCGACAGAAATGCTGACATTACAATATCATGTGTAGCAGTAGGTCCAAG CCGTGCATCGGATTATGGACTGGTGAAGATAGACAATAGAGGCCGCATTGTGCAGTTTGCTGAAAAACCAAGGGGTGCTAATCTGAAAGCTATG CAAGCAGATACCACTGTTTTAGGATTATTGCCCCAGGAAGCTATGAAATCCCCATACATTGCATCCATGGGAGTCTATGTATTCAAAACAGATGTCTTGTTAAACCTTTTGAGGTGGAGATATCCTACATCCAATGACTTTGGTTCTGAGATCATTCCTGCAGCTGTGATGGAAAACAATGTCCAG GGCTACATCTTCAGAGACTACTGGGAGGACATTGGAACAATAAAGTCTTTTTATGAAGCTAACTTGGGCTTGACTGAAGAG GTtccaaagtttgaattttatgaTCCGAAGACTCCTTTCTACACTTCTCCTAGTTTCCTACCACCAACCAAGATGGATAATTGCCGG ATTAAGGATGCAATAATTTCACATGGATGTTTCCTGCGAGAATGCAGTGTTGAACATTCCATAGTGGGTGAACGCTCACGTTTAGACTATGGTGTTGAGCTAAAG GATTCTGTGATGATGGGTGCAGACTATTACCAAACAGAATCTGAAATTGCATCTCTACTGGCAGAAGGGAAAGTCCCTATTGGAATCGGACAGAATACGAAAATCAG gAACTCCATCATTGACAAAAATGTAAAGATAGGAAAAGATGTGATCATCATGAACAAAGAT GGTGTTGAAGAAGCAGATAGACCAGAAGTTGGATTCCACATTCGATCAGGAATCACAGTTATACTTGAAAAAGCTACAATAGAAGACGGGACGATCATATAG
- the LOC123213603 gene encoding defensin-like protein 1, which yields MAKTLKSVRFIDLFFFIILVANLEMTPGVEAKVCKRYSKTWRGPCFSISNCNKQCKKKEKAVSGSCHADDVGWACFCYVNC from the exons ATGGCTAAGACTCTCAAATCTGTTCGGTTTATcgatctcttcttcttcatcatcctcGTTGCAAACTTGG AGATGACCCCAGGCGTAGAAGCAAAAGTCTGTAAGAGGTACAGTAAAACGTGGCGAGGGCCATGCTTCAGCATCAGCAACTGTAACAAGCAATGCAAGAAGAAGGAGAAAGCTGTATCTGGATCTTGTCACGCCGATGATGTAGGATGGGCTTGCTTCTGCTACGTCAACTGTTAA